The following are from one region of the Nostoc cf. commune SO-36 genome:
- a CDS encoding GAF domain-containing protein: protein MTQQELPSALKNIVESSQTPDALFSALLPAIGDFLQSDRCFLYLHNPQNNLGRVAFCWIRTPDVPTVYNEEWAAQPPTLVDDDPMFAAALRAKPSIFVEDVETAEPQVLNREFEQKYFGHRALIHAHIRQDGELWGILQPCIFGHPRIWTEYERGVINNLVDKITPFAVDYVKSAFD, encoded by the coding sequence ATGACTCAGCAAGAACTTCCTTCTGCACTCAAAAATATTGTAGAATCATCTCAAACACCAGATGCTCTATTTTCTGCACTATTGCCAGCTATAGGCGATTTTCTACAGTCTGATAGATGTTTTCTATACCTGCATAATCCCCAAAATAACCTCGGTAGAGTCGCCTTTTGTTGGATTCGCACTCCAGATGTACCTACTGTTTATAATGAAGAATGGGCAGCACAACCCCCAACTTTAGTAGATGATGATCCGATGTTTGCGGCTGCGCTACGTGCCAAACCTTCAATCTTTGTCGAAGATGTGGAAACTGCTGAACCTCAAGTCTTAAATCGGGAATTTGAACAGAAGTATTTTGGACATCGCGCCTTAATTCATGCCCATATCCGCCAGGATGGTGAACTCTGGGGAATTTTACAACCATGCATTTTTGGTCATCCTAGAATTTGGACTGAATATGAACGAGGAGTGATTAATAATCTTGTCGATAAAATCACACCTTTTGCAGTTGATTATGTCAAGTCTGCTTTTGATTAG
- a CDS encoding metallophosphoesterase family protein: MKLKRRQFLFLSSVSAIGTGFLRWMFAHQNHQSADISDSTTAIAANPAKKDLLLRFVSVADTGTGAKGQYAVAGAMNAYHKKNPYDLVVLAGDNIYNNGEIEKINAVFERPYQGLLKQGVKFHACLGNHDIRTANGEPQVKYAGFNMKGRYYTFKRNQVQFFALDTNSNADWKNQLSWLEKELSLSNAPWKVVFGHHPIYSSGQYGSNPDFIKTFTPLFQKYGVQLYINGHEHNYERTRAIDGTTYLICGAGAGNRPVGRSEWTGYSTSDLSFASYEVYKDRIEISAIATNNRVFDKGIIQLKSA; the protein is encoded by the coding sequence ATGAAACTGAAACGCCGTCAATTTTTATTTTTAAGTAGCGTCAGCGCCATTGGTACAGGCTTTTTAAGGTGGATGTTTGCTCATCAAAATCATCAAAGTGCTGATATTAGCGATTCAACAACCGCTATAGCCGCCAACCCAGCCAAAAAAGACTTGTTATTACGTTTTGTGTCTGTTGCCGATACGGGAACTGGGGCTAAAGGACAGTATGCTGTGGCTGGAGCGATGAATGCGTATCATAAGAAAAATCCTTATGATTTAGTCGTTTTAGCTGGAGATAACATTTACAATAACGGCGAAATCGAGAAAATTAATGCAGTTTTTGAGCGTCCTTATCAAGGTTTACTCAAGCAAGGCGTGAAATTTCATGCTTGTTTAGGTAATCACGATATTCGCACCGCCAATGGCGAACCACAAGTAAAGTATGCTGGCTTTAATATGAAGGGACGTTACTATACATTTAAACGTAATCAAGTACAATTTTTCGCTTTAGATACTAACAGTAATGCTGATTGGAAAAACCAGCTATCTTGGTTAGAAAAAGAATTAAGTCTTAGCAATGCTCCTTGGAAAGTGGTGTTTGGTCATCATCCGATTTATTCATCTGGTCAATATGGGAGTAATCCAGATTTTATTAAAACTTTTACTCCTCTATTTCAAAAATACGGCGTTCAACTTTATATCAATGGTCACGAACATAATTATGAACGCACTCGTGCTATTGATGGTACAACTTACTTAATTTGTGGCGCAGGTGCTGGTAATCGTCCTGTAGGGCGTTCGGAGTGGACAGGGTATTCTACCAGTGACTTAAGTTTTGCTTCTTATGAAGTGTATAAAGATAGAATAGAAATAAGTGCGATCGCTACTAATAATCGCGTTTTTGATAAAGGTATTATTCAATTAAAATCAGCTTAG